A portion of the Polaribacter cellanae genome contains these proteins:
- the recG gene encoding ATP-dependent DNA helicase RecG, with the protein MNLNYPITYIKGISVQRAALIYTELGIKTCNDLLNFFPFRYIDKTQFYAIKDLQPNSSEVQIVGKITRIKSVAQKRGSRLVATFQDVSGTMELVWFKGQKWIKDSLKINEPYVVYGKLNHYNGNFSIPHPEIELVTEYKKKLQTKMQPVYSSTEKLTNSGISNKMLRNYIQNLLQQFYDGIQESLSQEVLDDFKLMKKKDALLNVHFPKSQENLAKAQNRLKFEELFFIQLQLLRKKLINKTKNKGFIFETVGKVFNQFYNEKLPFELTNAQKRVLKEIRKDVATGTHMNRLLQGDVGSGKTIVALLTMLLAIDNGFQATIMAPTEILANQHYTAVSELLEGMDIKVDILTGSVKTKKRREIHAGLEDGMLHILVGTHALLEDKVQFKNLGIAIIDEQHRFGVKQRSQLWKKGGKVEGFSLPPHILVMTATPIPRTLAMSVYGDLDISVIDELPPGRKEVKTIHRFDSNRLSVFKFMKDEIAKGRQVYLVYPLIEESEAMDYKDLMDGYESVSREFPSPKYQISIVHGKMKPADKDFEMQRFVKGETQIMVATTVIEVGVNVPNASVMIIESAERFGLSQLHQLRGRVGRGADQSYCILLSSYKLSEEGKTRLKTMVETTDGFKIAEVDLKLRGPGNLMGTQQSGVLNMKIADVVKDSKILVAARNTAISILQEDSNLSLEKNIPIKQAYTKMTKSSKIWSNIS; encoded by the coding sequence TTGAATTTAAACTACCCAATTACATATATTAAAGGAATAAGTGTACAAAGAGCTGCTTTGATTTATACAGAATTGGGCATAAAAACTTGTAATGATTTATTAAATTTTTTTCCTTTTAGATATATTGATAAAACCCAGTTTTATGCTATTAAAGATTTGCAACCCAATTCCTCGGAAGTTCAAATTGTGGGGAAAATTACACGTATAAAATCTGTCGCTCAAAAGAGAGGAAGCAGATTGGTAGCAACTTTCCAAGATGTTTCTGGAACGATGGAATTGGTTTGGTTTAAAGGGCAAAAATGGATTAAGGATTCACTTAAAATTAACGAACCTTATGTGGTTTATGGAAAATTGAACCATTATAATGGTAATTTTAGCATTCCACATCCAGAAATAGAACTGGTAACAGAGTACAAGAAAAAGTTGCAAACCAAAATGCAACCAGTGTATTCTTCCACAGAAAAATTAACAAATTCTGGCATTTCTAATAAGATGTTGCGTAATTATATTCAGAATTTATTACAACAGTTTTACGATGGAATTCAAGAAAGTTTATCGCAAGAAGTTTTAGACGATTTTAAATTGATGAAAAAAAAGGATGCACTGTTAAACGTACATTTCCCTAAAAGTCAAGAAAATTTAGCCAAAGCACAAAATAGACTAAAATTCGAAGAACTTTTTTTTATCCAATTACAATTATTGCGTAAGAAACTCATCAACAAAACAAAAAATAAAGGATTTATATTTGAAACCGTTGGTAAAGTATTTAACCAGTTTTATAACGAAAAGTTACCTTTCGAGTTAACAAATGCTCAAAAAAGAGTATTGAAAGAAATTCGAAAAGATGTAGCTACAGGAACACATATGAATCGTCTTTTACAAGGAGATGTTGGTTCTGGAAAAACAATTGTTGCTTTGTTAACCATGCTTTTAGCGATTGATAATGGTTTTCAAGCAACAATTATGGCACCAACAGAAATTTTGGCAAATCAGCATTACACAGCAGTTTCCGAACTTTTAGAAGGAATGGATATTAAGGTCGATATTCTTACAGGTTCTGTAAAAACCAAAAAACGAAGAGAAATTCATGCTGGTTTAGAAGATGGAATGCTTCATATTTTAGTAGGAACACATGCTTTGTTGGAAGATAAAGTACAATTCAAAAATTTAGGAATTGCTATTATTGATGAGCAACATAGATTTGGGGTAAAACAGCGCTCACAATTATGGAAAAAAGGAGGAAAGGTTGAAGGTTTTTCTCTTCCTCCCCACATTTTAGTAATGACAGCAACACCCATTCCAAGAACTTTGGCAATGTCTGTTTATGGAGATTTAGATATTTCTGTAATAGATGAATTACCTCCAGGAAGAAAAGAAGTAAAAACGATACATCGTTTTGATAGCAACAGATTATCTGTATTTAAATTTATGAAAGATGAAATTGCGAAAGGGCGACAAGTTTATTTGGTGTATCCATTAATTGAAGAATCTGAAGCCATGGATTATAAAGATCTAATGGATGGGTATGAAAGTGTTTCGAGAGAGTTTCCTTCGCCAAAATATCAAATTAGTATTGTGCATGGAAAAATGAAACCAGCAGATAAGGATTTTGAAATGCAGCGTTTTGTAAAAGGTGAAACTCAAATCATGGTTGCAACAACTGTAATTGAAGTTGGTGTAAATGTGCCCAATGCAAGTGTTATGATTATAGAAAGTGCAGAACGTTTTGGACTTTCTCAATTACACCAGTTAAGAGGAAGAGTTGGGCGAGGAGCAGACCAAAGTTATTGTATATTATTATCGAGTTACAAATTATCTGAAGAAGGCAAAACACGATTAAAAACAATGGTAGAAACTACAGATGGTTTTAAAATAGCAGAAGTAGATTTAAAACTACGTGGCCCTGGAAATTTAATGGGAACACAACAAAGTGGTGTTTTAAATATGAAGATTGCAGATGTTGTAAAAGATTCTAAAATTTTAGTAGCTGCAAGAAATACAGCAATTTCAATTTTACAAGAAGATAGTAACTTGTCTCTTGAAAAAAACATACCTATAAAACAAGCATATACAAAAATGACCAAATCGTCTAAGATTTGGTCGAATATAAGTTAA